The Hyperolius riggenbachi isolate aHypRig1 chromosome 3, aHypRig1.pri, whole genome shotgun sequence genome window below encodes:
- the NDFIP1 gene encoding NEDD4 family-interacting protein 1 isoform X2 codes for MSEQSGSRYQQLQNEEEPVENPQGGSDAPPPYSSIAGDNAAFFDYKDEPGFPKPPSYNVATSLPSYDEAERTKVEATIPLVPGRDDDFVARDDFDDADQLRIGNDGIFMLTFFMAFLFNWIGFFLSFCLTTSAAGRYGAISGFGLSLIKWILIVRFSTYFPGYFDGQYWLWWVFLVLGFLLFLRGFINYAKVRKMPDNFATLPRTRVLFIY; via the exons TTACAGAATGAAGAGGAGCCTGTAGAAAATCCCCAGGGGGGGTCAGATGCTCCTCCTCCTTACAGCAGCATTGCTGGTGACAATGCAG CATTTTTTGACTACAAAGATGAGCCAGGTTTCCCGAAACCACCTTCTTACAATGTAGCAACTTCACTCCCTAGTTACGATGAAGCAGAGAGGACCAAGGTAGAAGCCACAATACCTTTAGTTCCTGGAAGG GATGACGACTTTGTGGCACGAGATGATTTTGACGATGCAGATCAGCTCAGGATAGGAAATGATGGGATTTTTATGCTCACATTCTTTA TGGCATTCCTGTTTAACTGGATTGGATTCTTCCTGTCATTTTGCCTGACCACCTCAGCTGCTGGCAGATACGGGGCGATTTCTGGATTTGGCCTCTCCTTGATTAAATGGATTTTAATTGTCCGA TTTTCTACCTACTTTCCTGGATATTTTGATGGCCAATATTGGCTGTGGTGGGTGTTTTTGGTATTGG gattcCTTCTGTTTCTCAGAGGCTTCATTAATTATGCAAAGGTCCGGAAGATGCCAGATAATTTCGCCACCCTCCCCAGAACCAGGGTTCTCTTTATTTATTAA
- the NDFIP1 gene encoding NEDD4 family-interacting protein 1 isoform X1 — MSEQSGSRYQQLQNEEEPVENPQGGSDAPPPYSSIAGDNAAFFDYKDEPGFPKPPSYNVATSLPSYDEAERTKVEATIPLVPGRHRERLDDLDDFFPVSLEDDDFVARDDFDDADQLRIGNDGIFMLTFFMAFLFNWIGFFLSFCLTTSAAGRYGAISGFGLSLIKWILIVRFSTYFPGYFDGQYWLWWVFLVLGFLLFLRGFINYAKVRKMPDNFATLPRTRVLFIY, encoded by the exons TTACAGAATGAAGAGGAGCCTGTAGAAAATCCCCAGGGGGGGTCAGATGCTCCTCCTCCTTACAGCAGCATTGCTGGTGACAATGCAG CATTTTTTGACTACAAAGATGAGCCAGGTTTCCCGAAACCACCTTCTTACAATGTAGCAACTTCACTCCCTAGTTACGATGAAGCAGAGAGGACCAAGGTAGAAGCCACAATACCTTTAGTTCCTGGAAGG CACAGAGAGAGACTGGATGACTTGGATGACTTCTTCCCAGTCTCATTGGAG GATGACGACTTTGTGGCACGAGATGATTTTGACGATGCAGATCAGCTCAGGATAGGAAATGATGGGATTTTTATGCTCACATTCTTTA TGGCATTCCTGTTTAACTGGATTGGATTCTTCCTGTCATTTTGCCTGACCACCTCAGCTGCTGGCAGATACGGGGCGATTTCTGGATTTGGCCTCTCCTTGATTAAATGGATTTTAATTGTCCGA TTTTCTACCTACTTTCCTGGATATTTTGATGGCCAATATTGGCTGTGGTGGGTGTTTTTGGTATTGG gattcCTTCTGTTTCTCAGAGGCTTCATTAATTATGCAAAGGTCCGGAAGATGCCAGATAATTTCGCCACCCTCCCCAGAACCAGGGTTCTCTTTATTTATTAA